In a genomic window of Mucilaginibacter sp. KACC 22063:
- the rplC gene encoding 50S ribosomal protein L3 — MSGIIGKKVGMTSIFDEAGKNIPCTVIEAGPCVVTQVKSVEADGYAAVQLAYDEQKEKNTTAPLKGHFQKAGTTPKRKLVEFKTFEDQKNLGDTVTVDIFASGDFVDVVGTSKGKGFQGVVKRHGFGGVGMQTHGQHNRLRAPGSLGASSWPSRVFKGMRMAGQTGNVRVKVQNLEVVKVYPEQNLLVVKGSIPGAKGSFVIVDK, encoded by the coding sequence ATGTCAGGAATTATTGGTAAAAAAGTAGGTATGACCAGTATTTTCGATGAGGCGGGAAAAAACATTCCTTGTACCGTAATCGAAGCTGGTCCTTGTGTAGTAACACAAGTGAAGTCTGTAGAGGCAGACGGGTATGCAGCTGTTCAGTTAGCATACGATGAGCAAAAAGAAAAAAACACTACTGCTCCTTTAAAAGGTCATTTCCAGAAAGCCGGAACCACTCCAAAGCGCAAGCTTGTTGAATTCAAAACATTTGAGGATCAAAAGAACTTAGGCGACACCGTTACTGTCGATATCTTTGCTTCTGGCGATTTCGTGGATGTTGTTGGTACTTCAAAAGGTAAAGGATTTCAGGGCGTTGTAAAGCGTCACGGATTTGGTGGTGTTGGTATGCAGACCCACGGTCAGCACAACAGGTTAAGAGCTCCGGGTTCACTGGGTGCATCTTCATGGCCATCACGCGTATTTAAAGGTATGCGCATGGCTGGTCAAACCGGTAATGTGCGCGTAAAGGTTCAAAACCTTGAAGTGGTTAAAGTGTATCCAGAACAAAATTTGTTAGTGGTTAAAGGCTCTATCCCAGGAGCTAAGGGTTCATTCGTAATCGTTGATAAATAA
- a CDS encoding DUF433 domain-containing protein has protein sequence MSKLDRITSDPQIMGGKACIRNMRITVSLVLNLIANGLSKEDIIKEYPLIELEDIDQSLKYAAYLAEEELYSFN, from the coding sequence ATGTCAAAGCTTGATAGAATAACATCGGATCCTCAAATTATGGGTGGTAAAGCGTGCATTAGAAATATGCGAATTACTGTTTCATTGGTCCTTAATCTTATAGCTAATGGCTTAAGCAAGGAAGATATTATTAAAGAATATCCACTTATCGAACTTGAAGATATTGATCAGTCCCTTAAGTATGCAGCTTATCTTGCAGAAGAAGAGTTATATTCATTTAATTAA
- the rpsS gene encoding 30S ribosomal protein S19 yields MARSIKKGPYIDHNLERKVLTLNESSKKSVVKTWSRRSMISPDFVGHTFAVHNGNKFIPVYVTENMVGHKLGEFAPTRTFRGHAEKKK; encoded by the coding sequence ATGGCACGTTCAATTAAAAAAGGACCTTATATTGATCATAACCTGGAAAGAAAAGTTCTGACCTTGAATGAATCAAGCAAAAAGTCGGTAGTAAAAACATGGTCACGCCGTTCCATGATTTCTCCTGACTTCGTTGGTCACACATTCGCAGTACACAACGGTAACAAATTTATCCCTGTGTACGTAACAGAAAACATGGTTGGTCACAAGCTGGGAGAGTTTGCCCCAACACGTACATTCCGCGGTCACGCAGAAAAGAAAAAATAA
- the rplB gene encoding 50S ribosomal protein L2: MAVKRFKPVTPGTRFRVGADYSDVTTNVPEKSLVVAHKKSGGRNNTGKMTMRYIGGGHKKSYRLIDFKRNKFDIPATVATIEYDPNRSARIALLVYADGEKRYMIAPEGLTVGQTVLSGDAVAPEVGNTLPLKSIPLGSIIHNIELNPGQGGTIARSAGTYAQLSARDGKYAIIKLPSGETRMILATCLATIGTVSNAEKANEVLGKAGRKRWIGRRPRVRGVAMNPVDHPMGGGEGRSSGGHPRSRKGLLAKGYKTRDKKKTSDRYIIERRKK, from the coding sequence ATGGCAGTTAAAAGATTTAAACCGGTTACGCCGGGTACCCGCTTCAGAGTAGGTGCCGATTACTCGGACGTTACAACCAATGTGCCTGAGAAGTCACTTGTTGTAGCGCACAAAAAATCAGGCGGTCGTAACAATACCGGTAAAATGACCATGCGTTATATCGGTGGGGGACACAAGAAATCATACCGATTGATCGACTTTAAACGTAACAAGTTTGACATCCCCGCTACTGTTGCGACTATCGAGTACGATCCAAACCGTTCAGCACGTATCGCCCTGTTAGTTTATGCTGACGGCGAGAAACGTTATATGATCGCTCCGGAAGGATTGACAGTTGGACAAACTGTACTTTCTGGCGATGCAGTTGCTCCTGAAGTTGGTAACACTTTACCATTAAAGAGCATCCCGCTGGGTTCGATCATCCATAACATTGAACTTAATCCTGGTCAGGGTGGCACAATTGCACGCTCTGCAGGTACTTATGCGCAGCTATCTGCCCGTGATGGTAAATATGCCATCATTAAATTGCCTTCTGGTGAAACCCGTATGATCCTGGCTACCTGCCTTGCTACCATCGGTACAGTTTCAAATGCTGAGAAAGCAAATGAGGTATTAGGTAAAGCAGGCCGTAAACGTTGGATCGGTCGTCGTCCAAGAGTACGTGGTGTAGCAATGAACCCTGTCGATCACCCTATGGGTGGTGGTGAAGGCCGTTCTTCAGGTGGTCACCCACGCTCACGTAAAGGTTTATTAGCTAAAGGCTACAAAACCCGCGACAAAAAGAAAACATCGGATCGTTACATCATTGAAAGAAGGAAGAAATAA
- the rplV gene encoding 50S ribosomal protein L22: MEATNKIKRSVLIRQQKEQEKAQQGGASVAKLQNCPTSPRKMRLVVDLIRGENVEKALYILKYTNKEAAIRVEKLLLSAIKNWEAKNEGKRVEESGLFVKEVSVGGGRQLKRLRPAPQGRGYRIRKRSNHVTLIVDSKNANN, encoded by the coding sequence ATGGAAGCAACAAATAAAATCAAAAGATCTGTCCTAATCAGACAGCAAAAAGAGCAAGAGAAAGCTCAGCAAGGAGGAGCTTCTGTTGCCAAACTGCAAAACTGCCCAACATCACCACGCAAAATGCGCCTGGTAGTTGATCTGATTCGCGGTGAGAACGTTGAAAAAGCGTTATATATATTAAAATATACAAATAAGGAAGCGGCTATCCGTGTAGAAAAGTTATTACTTTCTGCAATTAAAAACTGGGAAGCTAAAAACGAAGGCAAACGTGTTGAAGAAAGCGGTTTATTTGTTAAAGAAGTTTCTGTAGGCGGTGGCCGTCAGTTAAAAAGACTTCGCCCGGCTCCACAAGGCCGCGGTTACCGTATCCGTAAACGCTCAAACCACGTAACACTTATTGTGGATAGTAAAAACGCTAACAATTAA
- a CDS encoding DUF5615 family PIN-like protein, protein MKFLLDMGISTRTLSWLKDQEHDAIHLSNEGLHKLSDLDILIKGSKEGRIIVTADMDFGTLLATHPEYETSVIQFRVSDFSPDNIIEKLSLIFNDFNLELSSPRIITVKDHQIRIRKLPI, encoded by the coding sequence ATGAAATTCCTTTTAGATATGGGAATCTCAACCAGAACTCTCAGTTGGTTAAAAGATCAGGAACATGATGCTATCCACTTATCGAACGAAGGATTACATAAGCTTTCAGATTTAGATATTCTAATAAAAGGCTCTAAAGAGGGCAGGATAATCGTTACCGCTGATATGGACTTTGGAACTTTATTAGCAACTCATCCTGAATATGAAACTTCTGTTATACAGTTTAGGGTAAGTGATTTCAGTCCGGATAACATTATTGAAAAATTAAGCTTAATATTTAATGATTTTAATCTGGAGTTATCTAGTCCAAGAATCATCACCGTAAAGGATCATCAGATACGCATAAGAAAGCTCCCTATCTAA
- the rplW gene encoding 50S ribosomal protein L23 translates to MEILKKPLLTEKVSQLTEKLNRYVFKVDHRANKIQIKAAIENMYGVNVTAVNTMKYVGKLKTRNTKAGSVTGRAATYKKAVITLKDGETIDFYSTI, encoded by the coding sequence ATGGAAATTTTAAAGAAACCTTTACTTACTGAAAAAGTATCTCAATTAACTGAGAAACTTAATCGTTATGTTTTCAAAGTTGATCACAGAGCTAACAAGATTCAGATCAAAGCAGCGATTGAAAACATGTATGGTGTAAACGTTACAGCGGTAAACACCATGAAATATGTCGGAAAACTAAAAACCCGTAACACTAAAGCTGGCTCGGTAACTGGCCGTGCAGCTACTTACAAAAAAGCGGTTATTACGTTGAAAGACGGTGAAACAATAGATTTTTATAGCACAATATAA
- the rplD gene encoding 50S ribosomal protein L4, producing MEVNVLNVSGQQTGAKVQLPDSVFGIEPNDHAIYLDVKQYLANQRQGTHKAKQRNEIAGSTRKLHKQKGTGGARAGSIKSPLFNGGGRVFGPQPRDYSFKLNKKLKQLARKSALTYKAQDSNIVVLEDFNFDTVKTKNYVKLVSDLKFTDEKTLLVLPAANNNVYLSSRNLKKAKVITADQLNTYDVLNAGKLILTTGAVKTLEEAFAK from the coding sequence ATGGAAGTTAATGTATTAAATGTATCAGGTCAGCAAACAGGTGCCAAGGTGCAGCTTCCTGATTCGGTATTCGGTATCGAGCCCAACGATCACGCTATTTACCTGGATGTGAAGCAATATCTGGCTAATCAGCGTCAGGGTACTCACAAAGCAAAACAACGTAATGAAATTGCTGGTTCAACCCGCAAGTTACATAAACAAAAAGGTACTGGTGGTGCACGCGCAGGTAGCATCAAATCACCATTATTTAATGGTGGTGGCCGTGTATTCGGTCCTCAGCCTCGCGACTATAGCTTCAAGCTAAACAAAAAGCTTAAGCAATTAGCACGTAAATCAGCCTTAACTTACAAAGCTCAGGATAGCAATATCGTAGTTTTAGAAGACTTCAACTTCGATACTGTTAAAACTAAAAACTATGTAAAGTTAGTTAGCGACTTAAAATTCACTGACGAGAAAACTTTACTGGTATTGCCTGCAGCAAATAACAATGTTTATTTATCAAGCAGAAATCTGAAAAAAGCTAAGGTTATTACTGCCGACCAGTTAAACACTTATGATGTGTTAAACGCAGGCAAACTGATCTTAACTACAGGTGCTGTTAAAACTTTGGAGGAAGCTTTCGCTAAGTAA
- a CDS encoding prephenate dehydrogenase — translation MNIGIIGLGDMGKLYAKAFAKTGHKVFGCDLPQNRERLEDELNPLGISVLDNGTAVAHQSELLIYSVEAERFEQVVAQSYQAIKPGTIVAGQTSVKQPEISVFETYVPANAHIVTFHAMHGPGFEPKGQKLILIRHRADDDAYRLMYELFDSLETNIVELADYHQHDQIVADTQAVTHVGFESMGTAWKSAGFFPWDNASYHGGIDNVKILTTLRIFSYKAHVYAGLAILNPYAKAQVKRYALSESELFKLMIMEEEKAFRERIYKARDFVFHESRKLIMFNEQVMKEFSLADTSAHPKPNSHLSILSMVDAWYHLGVNPYDNLIAQTPPFRLRLGIAEYLFKNEALLEESIETALYDKTIRGDDLEFHSAVREWSSIISYGDMEGYKKHFNEVQTFFSDRLDEGKKQSAELIRRLMMD, via the coding sequence ATGAATATCGGTATCATCGGTTTGGGAGATATGGGCAAGCTTTATGCGAAGGCTTTTGCAAAGACAGGGCATAAGGTTTTTGGCTGTGATCTGCCGCAAAACCGTGAAAGGCTTGAAGACGAATTAAACCCACTTGGTATTTCGGTTTTAGATAATGGCACAGCGGTAGCCCATCAAAGCGAACTGCTGATCTATTCTGTTGAGGCTGAAAGATTTGAACAGGTAGTTGCACAATCTTACCAGGCCATAAAGCCGGGAACAATAGTAGCCGGGCAAACATCTGTAAAACAACCGGAGATTAGTGTTTTTGAAACTTATGTACCTGCAAACGCACATATTGTAACTTTTCATGCCATGCATGGGCCGGGTTTTGAACCCAAAGGGCAAAAGCTAATCCTGATAAGGCACCGGGCTGATGATGATGCTTACCGATTGATGTATGAGCTATTTGACAGCCTTGAAACAAACATTGTAGAATTAGCCGACTATCATCAGCATGATCAGATTGTTGCCGATACGCAGGCGGTAACCCACGTTGGTTTCGAGAGTATGGGCACGGCGTGGAAATCGGCAGGTTTTTTCCCGTGGGATAATGCTTCATATCATGGAGGCATCGATAATGTTAAGATCCTGACCACACTACGTATATTTAGTTACAAAGCACACGTGTATGCCGGCCTGGCTATCCTTAATCCTTATGCAAAGGCACAGGTAAAAAGGTATGCACTTTCAGAATCGGAGTTGTTTAAGCTCATGATTATGGAAGAAGAAAAGGCATTCAGGGAGCGTATTTATAAAGCCCGCGACTTTGTATTTCATGAAAGCCGGAAACTGATCATGTTTAATGAGCAGGTGATGAAAGAATTTTCGCTGGCAGACACCTCTGCACATCCAAAGCCAAACTCACATTTAAGTATATTAAGTATGGTTGATGCCTGGTATCATTTAGGAGTAAACCCGTATGATAACCTGATTGCGCAGACACCACCATTCCGCTTGCGTTTGGGTATTGCCGAATACCTTTTTAAAAATGAAGCTCTGCTCGAAGAATCTATAGAAACCGCACTCTATGATAAAACTATTCGCGGCGATGATTTGGAATTCCATTCGGCTGTGCGCGAATGGTCGTCAATTATCAGCTACGGCGATATGGAAGGCTATAAGAAACACTTTAACGAAGTGCAGACTTTCTTCAGCGACCGTTTAGATGAAGGCAAAAAACAAAGCGCAGAGTTGATCAGAAGGTTGATGATGGATTAG
- a CDS encoding M1 family metallopeptidase — MYKKLIISAILLCFLTGAMAQSLYMPRDIKRAFDKGTRSADGKPGKNYWQNHARYDIHITTAPPDRNIKGKEEIVYVNNSPDTLKALNMKLIINIHRPGAARLRPVGDNYLTPGMQIDTFLVNGTKVNWDNTRKGATNEGVMLTKPLLPHDSVKLNINFHYQISLQSEREGMIDSTTYYFAYFYPRVSVYDDYNGWDRLPFTDALEFYNDFNDYKLSVTVPKNYLVWSTGTLQNANQVLQPEYAKRLQASFTSDSTIHVATAEDIAKKKVTAQNAMNTWVWTATNITDVAFGISDHYVWDAASTVVDDATKRRASMQAAFLDESKDFHHSVQFGRNSLSWFSHNWPGVPYPFPKMTAFQGFADMEYPMMVNDSHTDDLRFAQFVQDHEIAHTYFPFYMGINETRYGYMDEGWATTFEYLIGQAEVGKDGADKLYKAFRINRWIHDPSSAEDLPVITPTSELFAGAGNNEYGKPSLSYLALKDMLGDELFKKALHTYMDNWHGKHPIPWDYFNSMSAGAGKNLNWFFNSWFFTNGYNDIAITKVAKVTGGTAITVKNIGGFVIPFDAMITYADGSTQTIHRTSAFWENNQKEVTMTVKSAKAVKSVKLDGGIFMDANEKDNSWEAK; from the coding sequence ATGTATAAAAAACTCATTATCAGCGCCATTCTGTTATGCTTTTTAACAGGCGCAATGGCACAATCGCTTTATATGCCGCGCGATATTAAACGCGCCTTTGACAAAGGCACGCGATCTGCGGACGGAAAGCCTGGAAAAAACTACTGGCAAAACCATGCACGTTATGACATTCATATCACAACCGCACCACCAGACCGTAACATAAAAGGCAAAGAAGAAATTGTCTATGTAAACAATAGCCCGGATACCTTAAAGGCGCTAAACATGAAACTGATTATCAACATCCACCGCCCCGGCGCAGCAAGGTTAAGGCCGGTTGGCGATAATTACCTTACCCCGGGTATGCAGATTGATACTTTTTTAGTGAACGGCACAAAGGTGAACTGGGATAACACACGCAAAGGTGCAACCAATGAAGGCGTTATGCTGACCAAGCCCCTGCTTCCGCACGACTCTGTGAAACTGAACATCAATTTCCATTACCAGATCTCTTTACAAAGCGAGCGCGAGGGCATGATCGACTCTACTACTTATTACTTCGCTTATTTCTATCCGCGCGTTTCTGTGTATGACGATTACAATGGTTGGGACCGCCTGCCATTTACCGACGCGCTTGAGTTTTATAACGACTTCAACGACTATAAGCTAAGTGTTACCGTACCTAAAAATTATTTAGTTTGGTCAACCGGTACATTGCAGAATGCCAACCAGGTTTTACAGCCTGAATATGCCAAACGCCTTCAGGCATCCTTCACAAGTGATTCCACTATTCATGTTGCTACTGCCGAAGATATTGCCAAAAAGAAAGTTACTGCACAAAATGCCATGAACACTTGGGTTTGGACAGCAACCAACATCACCGATGTTGCCTTTGGCATAAGCGACCATTACGTATGGGATGCTGCCAGTACCGTGGTTGATGATGCAACAAAACGCCGTGCAAGTATGCAAGCCGCATTCTTAGATGAATCAAAAGACTTTCATCATTCGGTTCAATTTGGCCGTAATAGTTTAAGCTGGTTTTCGCATAACTGGCCAGGTGTACCTTATCCTTTTCCAAAGATGACCGCCTTTCAGGGATTTGCAGACATGGAGTATCCAATGATGGTGAACGACAGCCACACTGACGACCTGCGTTTTGCACAATTTGTACAGGACCATGAAATTGCACATACCTATTTTCCATTCTACATGGGCATAAACGAAACCCGCTATGGTTATATGGATGAAGGCTGGGCTACCACATTTGAGTACCTGATTGGCCAGGCAGAGGTTGGCAAAGATGGCGCTGATAAACTTTACAAAGCTTTCAGGATTAACCGCTGGATACATGACCCATCATCAGCAGAAGACTTGCCTGTAATTACCCCTACCAGCGAACTGTTTGCAGGTGCAGGTAATAACGAATATGGTAAACCATCATTAAGTTACCTGGCACTTAAAGATATGCTTGGCGACGAGCTCTTCAAAAAAGCTTTGCATACCTATATGGACAACTGGCATGGAAAACACCCTATTCCGTGGGATTACTTTAACTCGATGAGTGCTGGTGCTGGCAAAAACCTGAACTGGTTTTTCAACAGCTGGTTCTTCACTAACGGGTATAATGATATTGCGATAACCAAAGTTGCCAAAGTAACCGGCGGCACTGCCATTACCGTTAAAAACATTGGCGGCTTTGTTATCCCTTTTGATGCGATGATTACTTATGCCGACGGCAGCACACAAACCATCCACAGGACATCTGCTTTCTGGGAAAACAATCAGAAAGAAGTAACCATGACGGTTAAATCTGCAAAGGCTGTTAAATCTGTTAAATTAGATGGCGGCATATTTATGGATGCCAACGAAAAAGACAATAGCTGGGAAGCTAAATAA